The Cololabis saira isolate AMF1-May2022 unplaced genomic scaffold, fColSai1.1 scf667, whole genome shotgun sequence genome includes the window TAACGTTTATATGTGTATGctcatcatcataatcatcatcatcatccatcctaCCAGTCGTATGGCCTCGTCCTCAGCGCGGGAGGCGACGGCCAGGATCTCGGAGGTGGGGTTGAAGGCGAGGGCGGTGGCCGAGGTCAGCAGGTTCTTCACCGCCCTCAGGGGCCTCGGGCTGGCTGAGGTAAGACACGCCTCCTGGGAGTAGACGTTCACCA containing:
- the LOC133440336 gene encoding U3 small nucleolar RNA-associated protein 18 homolog; this encodes MCVITDEGEVYVWDIRSSRCVNRFTDDGCVKATSIAASPNGQYLACGSQSGVVNVYSQEACLTSASPRPLRAVKNLLTSATALAFNPTSEILAVASRAEDEAIRL